The nucleotide window ATTCAGTGCAATTGAAGTACAAGGCGAAGGATGGAGAAATCTACACCTTCCACCTGATCGATACTCCTGGACACGTAGACTTTACATACGAGGTTTCCCGAAGTCTGGCAGCATGTGAGGGAGCGGTTCTTGTTGTCGATGCGGCACAAGGGATCGAGGCACAGACATTGGCGAACGTATACCTTGCGATCGACAATGACCTGGAGATCGTGCCAGTCATCAACAAAATCGATTTGCCAAGTGCGGATCCTGAGCGAGTAAGGAATGAAATTGAAGATGTGATCGGGCTTGATGCTACTGATGCTGTTCTTGCTTCTGCTAAAGCGGGAATTGGAATAGAAGAAATCCTGGAACAAATCGTCGAGAAAGTTCCGGCTCCACAAGGAGACCCTGAAGCTCCTTTAAAAGCATTGATTTTTGACTCTTTGTACGACGCATACCGCGGCGTAGTCGCTTATATCCGTGTTGTCGATGGCACCGTAAAAGTTGGCGATAAAGTCAGAATGATGGCAACAGGCAAAGAATTTGAAGTAACGGAAGTTGGAGTATTTACTCCAAAGGCAACTCCCGCAGCTGAATTGACTGTCGGAGATGTAGGTTTCCTGACTGCGGCAATTAAGAACGTCGGCGACACACGTGTTGGTGATACGATCACAAACGCGAAAAATGGAGCTGCCGAAGCACTTCCTGGATACCGTCGTTTGAACCCGATGGTATATTGCGGTCTGTATCCAATTGACTCAGCGAAATTCAACGACCTTAGGGAAGCTCTTGAAAAATTAGAGCTTAACGATTCAGCGCTTCAATTCGAGCCTGAAACTTCACAGGCGTTAGGCTTCGGTTTCCGATGTGGATTCCTCGGACTTCTTCATATGGAAATCATTCAAGAGCGAATCGAACGTGAATTCAAGATTGATTTGATTACGACAGCGCCAAGTGTAATCTATGATGTAATCATGACTGATGGTACTGAATTGAAGGTAGACAACCCATCAAACATGCCTGACCCTCAGAAGATTGACCGTGTTGAAGAGCCTTATGTAAAAGCAACAATGATGGCACCGAATGAATATGTTGGAGCAATCATGGAGCTTTGCCAGGAAAAACGCGGTATCTTTATCGATATGCAATATATGGACGAAACGCGCGTCAGCATCGTGTATGAAATCCCGCTCTCTGAAATCGTTTATGATTTCTTTGATCAGCTAAAATCAAGCACGAAAGGCTATGCGTCATTCGATTATGAACTGATAGGATACAAGCCTTCAAAGCTAGTGAAGATGGACATTCTTTTGAACGCTGAAAAAGTTGATGCTTTGAGTTTCATCGTCCATAATGATTTTGCTTACGAGCGCGGAAAGATTATTGTAGATAAGCTTAAGGACCTGATTCCACGTCAGCAGTTCGAGGTGCCAATCCAGGCAGCAATCGGACAGAAAATTGTTGCCCGTTCGACAATCAAGGCGATGCGTAAAAACGTACTGGCGAAGTGTTACGGTGGGGATATCTCCCGTAAACGTAAGCTCCTTGAGAAGCAAAAAGAAGGTAAAAAGCGCATGAAGCAAGTTGGTTCTGTAGAAGTTCCGCAAGAAGCCTTCATGGCAGTCCTAAAAATGGACGACAACAATACGAAGAAGTAAAATAGCAGGGGAGGCTGGATGTGCTTGGTAAAGCAAGCGATTCTGGACTCTTTTTTCAATAAATTCATCGTCTCAATAGAAAAATGGATCTAAATCCTGGCCTGAAAAGCCACATTAGGAAGTGAACAAAAATGAAAGCAGCATACATCCATATTCCTTTCTGCCACCATATTTGCCATTACTGTGATTTCAATAAGGTATTCATGAAGGGGCAGCCAGTTGATGAATACCTGGCGGCACTAGAAAAGGAAATGAGCCTGTCGGTAAACAAGCAAGTAATGGAAACCGTGTTTGTCGGTGGCGGCACACCTACAGCCTTAAATGAAAAACAATTGGATAAGCTTGTTTCCGCGATCAACAGACAGCTTTATATAGACTCCAATACGGAATATTCCTTCGAAGCCAACCCGGGGGATTTGTCAAAAGAAAAGCTGGCAATCCTGAAGAATGCCGGTGTCAATCGGCTTAGTTTTGGAGTACAGACTTTCAATGATGAACTTTTGGAAAAAATTGACCGCAGCCATCGGGCTAAGGATGTGTTTGAATCAATTGAAAATGCAAAAACAGCAGGTTTTGATAATATCAGCATTGACTTGATTTATAGCCTTCCAGGGCAGACAAAGCAGGATTTCAAAGAATCAATCCAAACAGCCCTTGGACTAGGGCTGGTTCATTATTCAGGATATTCATTAATCATTGAACCGAAAACAGTGTTCTACAACTTAATGCAAAAAGGTAAGCTCCCGCTCCCAGGTGAGGATGCAGAAGCAGAAATGTATGAAACACTAATGGAGCAAATGGAAAGCGGGGGGCTGAGGCAATATGAGATCAGCAATTTCTCCGTCCCAGGATTCGAAAGCAGACACAACATTACCTATTGGAACAACGAAGAGTATTACGGGTTCGGTGCCGGGGCTCATGGATATGTCGGTGGAACCAGGCAGTCAAATTTCGGACCATTAAAAAAATATATGGAGCCATTATCTAAAGGTGAACTTCCAATCATGGATGCGCATAAAGTGACTCTTGAGGAAAAAATGGAAGAAGAAATGTTCCTCGGACTACGGAAGACAGAAGGTGTATCGATTCGACAATTCGAGGAAAAATTCGGGCGGAATCCGCTGAATTTATTTGCAGGTCAAATAAAGGAATGGTCAGAGAGAGGCCTTCTGAAAAGTGATGGAGAAAAAATCTCACTAACAAGGCAGGGACGCCTGCTCGGCAATGAAGTCTTTCAATCATTCATTGGGGTATCAAATCATTGACATCCTCAGCGTTTATTGATAAATTATTTTTAGAATTAGCACTCGTTCTTATAGAGTGCTAACAGAGGTGATGATGTTGTTAACAGATCGTCAGGTGCTTATTTTGCAGGTGATTGTTGATGACTTTATTCGTTCAGCTCAACCGATAGGTTCCAGGAGCTTGTCGAAAAAGGAAGAAATTAATTTCAGTTCGGCGACTATTCGAAATGAAATGGCGGATTTGGAGGATTTGGGGTTCATTGAAAAAACCCATACATCCTCTGGAAGGATACCATCGGAGAAGGGATATCGTTTTTATGTCGATAATCTTTTGCTGCCTCAAAAAGTCAATCATTCAGATATGGCGACGGTTAAATCGATTTTTGCCGAGCGGATATACGAGCTGGAAAAAATCGTTCAGAAGTCAGCAAAAATCCTGTCTGAAATGACAAATTATACTTCAATTGTCTTAGGTCCGGCTGTTAAGGACAACAGATTGAAGAAGCTTCAGATCGTTCCGCTGACAAAGGACACAGCGATCGCCATCATCGTGACGGACACTGGACATGTTGAGAACAGGATGTTCAATTTCCCTACAAGTGTCGATCCTTCTGATGTTGAGAAAATGGTCAACATCCTGAACGAACGCCTGGCAGGAGTCCCGCTAACAAGCCTTAACTCTAAGATTTACAAGGAGATAGCCATGCTGTTACGCCAGCATATAAGCAGCTATGATACTCTCCTGCATTCGATTGCGGATACACTCAATCTGCCTTCACATGAAAAAGTGTTTTTCGGCGGCAAGACCAATATCCTAAGCCAGCCAGAATTCAATGATGTTGAGAAAATCCGGAGCCTTATGAACATGATTGAACATGAGGACGGCTTATATCAGCTGCTCAAACAAAATCCGGCAGGGATTAACGTCAGGATTGGCACGGAAAATGATAATTCTGCGATGGAAAATTGCAGCCTCATAACAGCGACCTATGCAATAGGCGAAGAGAAATTGGGGACAATCGCGGTGTTAGGTCCGACTCGTATGGAGTATTCACGTGTGATCAGCTTGCTGCAATTGATCAGCACAGATTTATCCAAGGTGTTGACTGACCTGTATCAAAATAAATAGGCATGGAAATATTGATTAAGGGTGGAGCAGCCCGTTCCATCCTGAATCGTCATGTGTTTTCTACTGAAGCATATTTGCTTCGTTGAAATATAAATCAAACCAGATATTCTGGAACAGTGTGGCAATACAATGCCGCGAAACTTTGAGGGAGGTGAGTTAACGTGACAGAAGAGAGAAATACTGAGCAAGAATTGAACAGCCAGATGGAAGAGGAAACGGTTGAGGAAGTTTTTGCTGAAAATGAAGCTTCTGAAAATACTGAAGAGATGCCAGCTCAAGATCTAATGGAGCAAAAAGTGGCTGAACTAGAAGGGAAGCTTGAGGAAGCCGACAACCGTTACTTGCGCCTTCAGGCTGATTTTGACAACTTCCGCCGCCGTTCAAGGATTGAACTTGAAGCGAGCGCTAAATATAGAGCTCAAAGCATTATTTCCGATCTGCTGCCAGCAATCGACAACTTCGAGCGGGCTTTGAAGATGGATGTGGATAATGAACAGGCTAAATCCCTTAAACAGGGAGTGGAAATGGTTTACCGCAGCTTGCTTGATGCCCTTAAAAATGAAGGCGTAGAAGAAATCGAAGGTGTTGGCAAGGAATTTGACCCGCATCTTCATCAGGCTGTCATGCAGGCTGAAGATGAGAATTTCGGTCATAACATTGTTGTTGAAGAGTTCCAAAAAGGCTACATGCTAAAAGACCGCATCATTCGTCCAGCTATGGTGAAGGTGAACCAATAACAGTTGTATCTGGGCTCTTTTCGAGGAGACATCCGAATAGATTGGATGTGTGCTTGAGAAAGCAACGAAGTTTACGAAAAGAACCTACATAAATGAACCAGGAGGTATTTGAAAATGAGTAAAATTATCGGTATTGACTTAGGAACAACTAACTCTTGTGTTTCCGTACTAGAAGGCGGCGAACCGAAAGTAATCCC belongs to Mesobacillus subterraneus and includes:
- the lepA gene encoding translation elongation factor 4, which produces MSREDRLNRQSKIRNFSIIAHIDHGKSTLADRILEKTNALTAREMKDQLLDSMDLERERGITIKLNSVQLKYKAKDGEIYTFHLIDTPGHVDFTYEVSRSLAACEGAVLVVDAAQGIEAQTLANVYLAIDNDLEIVPVINKIDLPSADPERVRNEIEDVIGLDATDAVLASAKAGIGIEEILEQIVEKVPAPQGDPEAPLKALIFDSLYDAYRGVVAYIRVVDGTVKVGDKVRMMATGKEFEVTEVGVFTPKATPAAELTVGDVGFLTAAIKNVGDTRVGDTITNAKNGAAEALPGYRRLNPMVYCGLYPIDSAKFNDLREALEKLELNDSALQFEPETSQALGFGFRCGFLGLLHMEIIQERIEREFKIDLITTAPSVIYDVIMTDGTELKVDNPSNMPDPQKIDRVEEPYVKATMMAPNEYVGAIMELCQEKRGIFIDMQYMDETRVSIVYEIPLSEIVYDFFDQLKSSTKGYASFDYELIGYKPSKLVKMDILLNAEKVDALSFIVHNDFAYERGKIIVDKLKDLIPRQQFEVPIQAAIGQKIVARSTIKAMRKNVLAKCYGGDISRKRKLLEKQKEGKKRMKQVGSVEVPQEAFMAVLKMDDNNTKK
- the hemW gene encoding radical SAM family heme chaperone HemW, translating into MKAAYIHIPFCHHICHYCDFNKVFMKGQPVDEYLAALEKEMSLSVNKQVMETVFVGGGTPTALNEKQLDKLVSAINRQLYIDSNTEYSFEANPGDLSKEKLAILKNAGVNRLSFGVQTFNDELLEKIDRSHRAKDVFESIENAKTAGFDNISIDLIYSLPGQTKQDFKESIQTALGLGLVHYSGYSLIIEPKTVFYNLMQKGKLPLPGEDAEAEMYETLMEQMESGGLRQYEISNFSVPGFESRHNITYWNNEEYYGFGAGAHGYVGGTRQSNFGPLKKYMEPLSKGELPIMDAHKVTLEEKMEEEMFLGLRKTEGVSIRQFEEKFGRNPLNLFAGQIKEWSERGLLKSDGEKISLTRQGRLLGNEVFQSFIGVSNH
- the hrcA gene encoding heat-inducible transcriptional repressor HrcA, whose protein sequence is MLTDRQVLILQVIVDDFIRSAQPIGSRSLSKKEEINFSSATIRNEMADLEDLGFIEKTHTSSGRIPSEKGYRFYVDNLLLPQKVNHSDMATVKSIFAERIYELEKIVQKSAKILSEMTNYTSIVLGPAVKDNRLKKLQIVPLTKDTAIAIIVTDTGHVENRMFNFPTSVDPSDVEKMVNILNERLAGVPLTSLNSKIYKEIAMLLRQHISSYDTLLHSIADTLNLPSHEKVFFGGKTNILSQPEFNDVEKIRSLMNMIEHEDGLYQLLKQNPAGINVRIGTENDNSAMENCSLITATYAIGEEKLGTIAVLGPTRMEYSRVISLLQLISTDLSKVLTDLYQNK
- the grpE gene encoding nucleotide exchange factor GrpE, with amino-acid sequence MTEERNTEQELNSQMEEETVEEVFAENEASENTEEMPAQDLMEQKVAELEGKLEEADNRYLRLQADFDNFRRRSRIELEASAKYRAQSIISDLLPAIDNFERALKMDVDNEQAKSLKQGVEMVYRSLLDALKNEGVEEIEGVGKEFDPHLHQAVMQAEDENFGHNIVVEEFQKGYMLKDRIIRPAMVKVNQ